Within the Alteromonas sp. M12 genome, the region TTTTAGTTAAAAGTTGCACCAAGAAACGGCACTAGCTGACATTAATCTGGGCTTTAAATAAACTATATTATTGATAATTATAGAATTAATTTTTTGGCCTAATAAATGCTTATCTATGTTCAGAGGTAGATTGCTGCATTTTGATTCGCTCAATCTATTACACAAAATTCAATAGCTAGCCATGGCGGTTAGTTATACCCGGCAACGAAGCCCGCAGTATCTGTTTAGCAGATACTGCGGGCTTTTTTCGTTTCTGGGGTTAATAAATTAGAGGCATATTATGACCACAAATGAACATTTAACTCGCATTGTCGTAGTCGGAAACGGAATGGTAGGACACCATTTTGTTGAGCAGCTTATTCAACAAAGTGAAGAGGTATACGGCAAAAATCGTTTTCATATTACGGTGTTATCTGCTGAACCTCGATTGGCATACGACCGTGTTCATTTATCAGAGTATTTTTCTGGCAAAACAGCGGATGAACTCTCTTTAACGAGTGCAGAACATTATCAGCAACTTGGGGTTAATTTTCAGGTTAACGCACGAGTTAATAACATCGACAAACAAGCCAAAACAGTGACTACTGAAAACGCTGAAGTCTTAACTTATGACAAGTTGATTTTAGCCACTGGCTCTTTTCCATTTGTGCCGCCAATTCCTGGCAATGATCAACCTCATTGCCTTGTTTACAGAACCATTGAAGACTTGGAAGCCATTAGTGCTTCTGCTCAAGTAAGCAAAGTTGGTGTAGTTGTTGGTGGCGGTTTGTTGGGGTTAGAAGCGGCTAATGCCCTTAAACAAGCTGGATTGAAAACCCATGTTGTGGAGTTTGCCCCACAATTAATGGCTGTCCAAGTAGACACTGGCGGTGGCCGTGTACTGAAGGACAAAATTGAAGATCTAGGGGTTGAAGTACATACTCAAAAAGCTACGCAAAGTATTGAAGCTGGCGATAGCTGTCGCTACAAAATGGTATTCGCAGACGGTGAAATCCTCGAAACCGATATGATCCTATTTTCTGCCGGAATTCGTCCCCAAGACAAGTTAGCTCGAGAATTTGGCATCGAGATCGGTGAGCGCGGCGGAATTGTAGTTAACGATCACTGTTTGACCAGCGACCCGGATATTTATGCCATTGGCGAATGTGCCCTTTGGAACAATTTTATTTTTGGTTTAGTCGCACCCGGTTACACCATGGCCAGAGCCGCAGCCAGTAATATTGTTGGTGGGGATGTGTTATTTGAAGGTGCTGACATGAGCACTAAATTAAAACTGATGGGGGTCGAAGTTGGCTCTATCGGTGATGCTCACGCCAGAGAGCATGGCGCATTAACCTACACTTATGAAGATCAAGTTACAGGCGTTTACAAAAAAATCGTTGTCAATGCTGACACCAACAAGTTAACTGGTTCTGTATTAGTAGGTGATACCAGTGATTACGATACTTTATTGCAATATGCGTTAAATGAAATTGATTTACCTGAATTCCCAGAAAGCTTAATTTTACCCTCATTCGGTGAAGGCGCTCCCACTTTAGGAGCTGATGCGCTTCCTGATACGGCAACAATTTGTTCATGTCACAACGTTACTAAAGGTGACATTGTCGCCAGCCTTGATGCTGGGGCTTGCGATTTAGCCGCTGTTAAAAGCTGCACTAAAGCCAGTACCGGATGCGGCGGTTGTGCAGCATTGCTTAAGTCGGTTACAGACAATGAGCTTGAAAAACGAGGCGTGGAAGTTAAGAAGGATATTTGTGAGCATTTTGCTTATTCACGTCAAGAGTTGTTCCATATGGTTCAAGTGGGCCAAATCAAAACCTTCGATGAATTATTGGAAAAACACGGTACCGGCTTAGGTTGTGAAATTTGTAAACCAGCAGCAGCTTCTATTTTGGCGTCTATCTGGAATGACTTTATTCTGGAAACGCCCCATGTCACTTTGCAAGATACCAACGACACTTATTTGGCCAACATGCAAAAGAACGGCACTTATTCGGTGGTTCCGCGTATCGCTGGTGGAGAAATAACCCCTGATAAACTCATTGTGCTTGGCCAAGTAGCGAAAAAATATAATTTGTACACTAAGGTGACCGGCGGACAACGAATTGACTTATTCGGTGCCAGAGTTGAACAACTTCCTCTTATTTGGGAAGAACTAATTGATGCAGGTTTTGAAACCGGTCACGCTTACGCCAAATCTCTTCGAACCGTTAAGTCATGTGTTGGCAGCACTTGGTGTCGCTACGGAGTACAAGATTCAGTTGGTCAGGCTATTGATATCGAAAACCGCTACAAAGGCCTACGCTCACCCCATAAATTGAAAATCGGCGTATCTGGCTGTACCCGCGAATGTGCCGAAGCGCAAAGTAAAGATATCGGTATTATCGCCACAGAAAACGGTTGGAATCTATATGTTTGCGGTAATGGTGGAATGAAACCACGACACGCCGACCTATTCGCTACTGATTTGGATACCGAAACGTTAATTAAATACATCGACAGGGTCTTGATGTTTTATGTGCGCACTGCAGACAGATTGCAGCGAACCTCTGTATGGATGGAAAATATGGAAGGTGGGCTTGATTATCTTAAAGAGGTAGTGATTAACGACTCACTGGGACTCGGTGCTGAACTCGAACAGCAAATGCAACACGTCGTCGATAGTTATCAATGTGAATGGAAGACGGCCATAACAGCAGAAAACTCTCGCAAACGCTTCCGTCAATTTGTGAATAGCGAAAAAACTGATAGCAGCATTATCTTTGTGGAAGAGCGTGAGCAGATTCGTCCAGCAACAGAAACTGAAGTTGATAAAATTTTAGGCACAGTGAAGCCGGTTGTTGAAACTGCTTCATCTATCAATATCGTAGAAGTGGAGTAAGGAATTATGAGCATGAGTGATAATTGGATTAACGTGTGTGAACCTAACGACTTGGTTGATAATTCCGGTGTATGTGCCCTAGTCAACGACGTACAAGTGGCAATATTCAAAATTTGTCAGGGCGATAAACTAAGTCTTTATGCCGTGAGTAATTGGGATCCTATCGGTAAAGCTAATGTCATGTACCGAGGTTTAGTGGGCTCTGTATCCAATGAACCTTTTGTCGCGTCACCATTGTATAAGCAGCGTTTTAAACTTATCTCTGGAGAGTGTATAGATGACGAAAGCGTAAAAATTGCGGTTTATCCAGCACGTATTGTTGATCAACAAGTCCAGCTTCAATTAGTGAATTAAATGAGTGCTCATATTCCGCGTAGTTCAATAGTTGCGACCGAAAACGATCGAGCTTTTGATTGTCAACCATCGCCAACACTGGCAAAAACCACATGTCCTTATTGTGGTGTCGGTTGTGGTGTCGACGTTCAGGTCGAGAAACCTGCCGACGGCGGGGAGTATCGATTAAACCAAGTGAATGGCTCCTCTGATCATCCGGCTAATTTTGGACGGTTATGTGTTAAAGGCAGTAAACTTCTAGAAACTAATGGCCTTGAAGGACGTTTATTGAGTCCTAAAATCCAAGGTCAAGATGTCGATTGGCAACAAGCTACACAGCATGTCGCTAACAAATTTAGGCAAATTATTGCTGAGCACGGACCCGGTGCTGTTGCCTTCTACGTCTCAGGTCAATTATTGACAGAAGATTACTATGTCGCCAACAAATTAATGAAAGGCTACATTGGTACCGCAAATATCGATACCAATTCACGTTTGTGCATGTCATCAGCCGTATCTGCATATAAGCGTGCGTTTGGCGCAGATGCAGTACCGTGCAATTATGAAGATTTAGAGCTTGCTGATCTTATTGTTTTTATTGGCTCTAATGCTGCTTGGACGCACCCCGTTCTATTTCAACGAATAGAACGTGCCAAAAAGCTAAATCCAGCAATGAAGATTGTCACTATTGATCCTCGCCAAACCGGCACTGGCGAGATTGCTGATCTCCACTTGGCAATAAAATCAGGTACAGACACCGCGTTATTTAATGGTTTATTACATTACTTAAAACAGCATAACAAGCTAGACCAAAATTATATCGATGCTAATACAGAAGGTTTTGATGCAGCTTTAGACTGTGCAAAACAATGGACATTAGAAAAGGTCGCGCAAGTTTGTGATATCCCTTTAATCGACGTTGCCAAGTTTTATGCTTTATTCGCAGATTCAGATAAAGCTGTATCGGCCTATACTATGGGAGTAAATCAGTCCAGCTCTGGCACCGATAAAGCTAACAGCATCATTAATTGTCATCTAGCCAGTGGCAAGTTGGGACGAGAAGGTTGTGGTCCGTTTTCCCTCACAGGACAGCCAAACGCAATGGGCGGCAGGGAAGTGGGCGGCTTGGCCAATATGCTCGCCGCGCATATGGACATCGAAAATCCGCAGCATCAACAAATCGTACAATCTTATTGGCAATCGCCAGCTATTCCAAAAACTATTGGCTTGAAAGCTGTAGATATGTTCGACGAGGTGCATAAAGGCAATATTAAGGCGATTTGGATCATGGCAACAAATCCCATGGTGAGCATGCCAAATCGAGGAAAAATAGCTAGCGCTTTGCAAAAATGTGAGTTTGTAGTGGTGTCTGATTGTGTGGCAAAAAATGACACACTAGCGATGGCCGATGTCGTGCTACCTGCTACAGGTTGGTCAGAAAAAAATGGCACAGTCACCAATTCAGAGCGGCGTATTTCTCGACAGCGGGGCATTTTATCTGCGCCAGGACTTGCCAAGCATGATTGGCAGATTATTTGTGACGTTGCTAAAGCTATGGGATTCGAACAAGGTTTTAACTATCTCAACCCATCCGAAATATTTCGTGAACACGCAGGTTTAACCGCTTATAAAAATCATGGACTCAGGGCCCTCGACTTGTCGGCTTTGCAGCACATAAGTGAAAAAGAATATGACAGATTAAAGCCGGTTCAATGGCCGATTAATGCAAACAATCGCTCTGGCACTCAACGACTATTTACCGATGGGCAGTTCTATACTGCGTCTAAAAAGGCACAATTTATTGCACTGCAACCTAAAGCCCCCGAAGTAGCTACCAGTGCGGACTTTCCATTTGTTTTAAATAGTGGTCGTATTAGAGATCAATGGCATACCATGACTCGTACTGGAAAAACAGCCGAATTGACTGGCCACATTGACCGCGCTTTTGTGCATATGCACCCCCTTGATGCCAAACAAAATGGAATATGTGATGGAGATTTCCTAGAAATAACCTCTGCCATTTCGCAAAAGCACGCACAAACTGAGCAACATAAAAAAGTCATAATGCCGGTTAAACTGCAGCCACAACAACGAACAGGGGAGTTGTTTGCGCCTATTCATTGGAGTGGCACTAATTCATCCTCTTCCGCTATCGCAGCTCTCTACTCTGATGCTTCAGATGCGGTTTCTGGCCAGCCCGAATTAAAACATTCTGCGGTGAATGTGAAGTTGTGTAACTATCCACTGCATGGTCAACTATTTACTCGAAAAAAGCTAGACCATAGGTTGTTGAATCAAGTCGCCGAATATTGGAGCGAAATTGCTATCGATCAGGGGTATTTAGTTTATTTTGCTTCAGATAATGCTGAAATGGTCTCTGAATTGCAGGTTAACTTACCATTATGCACAGAGTGGTTTTCTTCCCGGCAAAAAACGGAGCTGGGCGACAAAAGAAATATTTTCGCACTCCGCGATGGTGGTTTAGATTTAGCTCTATTTTGGGACTCCAATGCCCCGCAAATGGATGTTAATTGGATAAATAGTTTGTTGCAGCAAACGGCGTTACTAGATGAACAGAAATCGGCGTTATTGAGGGCTACACCGGATCCAGCGTTCGCTCAAGGTCGATTGATATGTAGCTGCTTCAAAGTCGGAGAAAACACCATTGTAGAGGCAATAAAGCAGGGCTGTAATTCGGTAGATAAATTAGGTGATGAACTAAAATGTGGTACTAACTGTGGTTCCTGTAAAACAGAGCTTAAGCAATTAGTTAAAAGCCATACTTATGAGGGAAATATAACTATTCTCGATGCTGAACTTAAACCTTTGCAAACCGGAACATAAAATGTATTTTATGCATCTAAATTTTAGCTCCTTGCTATCCCAGCTCGCAACGCAATAGTCGACTAAGGTACATTACTCGAATGAACGAAAATCAGGAATTTAAACATTTT harbors:
- the nirB gene encoding nitrite reductase large subunit NirB is translated as MTTNEHLTRIVVVGNGMVGHHFVEQLIQQSEEVYGKNRFHITVLSAEPRLAYDRVHLSEYFSGKTADELSLTSAEHYQQLGVNFQVNARVNNIDKQAKTVTTENAEVLTYDKLILATGSFPFVPPIPGNDQPHCLVYRTIEDLEAISASAQVSKVGVVVGGGLLGLEAANALKQAGLKTHVVEFAPQLMAVQVDTGGGRVLKDKIEDLGVEVHTQKATQSIEAGDSCRYKMVFADGEILETDMILFSAGIRPQDKLAREFGIEIGERGGIVVNDHCLTSDPDIYAIGECALWNNFIFGLVAPGYTMARAAASNIVGGDVLFEGADMSTKLKLMGVEVGSIGDAHAREHGALTYTYEDQVTGVYKKIVVNADTNKLTGSVLVGDTSDYDTLLQYALNEIDLPEFPESLILPSFGEGAPTLGADALPDTATICSCHNVTKGDIVASLDAGACDLAAVKSCTKASTGCGGCAALLKSVTDNELEKRGVEVKKDICEHFAYSRQELFHMVQVGQIKTFDELLEKHGTGLGCEICKPAAASILASIWNDFILETPHVTLQDTNDTYLANMQKNGTYSVVPRIAGGEITPDKLIVLGQVAKKYNLYTKVTGGQRIDLFGARVEQLPLIWEELIDAGFETGHAYAKSLRTVKSCVGSTWCRYGVQDSVGQAIDIENRYKGLRSPHKLKIGVSGCTRECAEAQSKDIGIIATENGWNLYVCGNGGMKPRHADLFATDLDTETLIKYIDRVLMFYVRTADRLQRTSVWMENMEGGLDYLKEVVINDSLGLGAELEQQMQHVVDSYQCEWKTAITAENSRKRFRQFVNSEKTDSSIIFVEEREQIRPATETEVDKILGTVKPVVETASSINIVEVE
- the nirD gene encoding nitrite reductase small subunit NirD; amino-acid sequence: MSMSDNWINVCEPNDLVDNSGVCALVNDVQVAIFKICQGDKLSLYAVSNWDPIGKANVMYRGLVGSVSNEPFVASPLYKQRFKLISGECIDDESVKIAVYPARIVDQQVQLQLVN
- a CDS encoding molybdopterin-dependent oxidoreductase; translated protein: MSAHIPRSSIVATENDRAFDCQPSPTLAKTTCPYCGVGCGVDVQVEKPADGGEYRLNQVNGSSDHPANFGRLCVKGSKLLETNGLEGRLLSPKIQGQDVDWQQATQHVANKFRQIIAEHGPGAVAFYVSGQLLTEDYYVANKLMKGYIGTANIDTNSRLCMSSAVSAYKRAFGADAVPCNYEDLELADLIVFIGSNAAWTHPVLFQRIERAKKLNPAMKIVTIDPRQTGTGEIADLHLAIKSGTDTALFNGLLHYLKQHNKLDQNYIDANTEGFDAALDCAKQWTLEKVAQVCDIPLIDVAKFYALFADSDKAVSAYTMGVNQSSSGTDKANSIINCHLASGKLGREGCGPFSLTGQPNAMGGREVGGLANMLAAHMDIENPQHQQIVQSYWQSPAIPKTIGLKAVDMFDEVHKGNIKAIWIMATNPMVSMPNRGKIASALQKCEFVVVSDCVAKNDTLAMADVVLPATGWSEKNGTVTNSERRISRQRGILSAPGLAKHDWQIICDVAKAMGFEQGFNYLNPSEIFREHAGLTAYKNHGLRALDLSALQHISEKEYDRLKPVQWPINANNRSGTQRLFTDGQFYTASKKAQFIALQPKAPEVATSADFPFVLNSGRIRDQWHTMTRTGKTAELTGHIDRAFVHMHPLDAKQNGICDGDFLEITSAISQKHAQTEQHKKVIMPVKLQPQQRTGELFAPIHWSGTNSSSSAIAALYSDASDAVSGQPELKHSAVNVKLCNYPLHGQLFTRKKLDHRLLNQVAEYWSEIAIDQGYLVYFASDNAEMVSELQVNLPLCTEWFSSRQKTELGDKRNIFALRDGGLDLALFWDSNAPQMDVNWINSLLQQTALLDEQKSALLRATPDPAFAQGRLICSCFKVGENTIVEAIKQGCNSVDKLGDELKCGTNCGSCKTELKQLVKSHTYEGNITILDAELKPLQTGT